The Paenibacillus sp. MBLB1832 genome has a window encoding:
- a CDS encoding site-2 protease family protein, with product MGGLLFYDWNTLPFVILALIISFTVHEWAHAYSAFKLGDNTAYKFGRVSLNPMVHLDLFGTIMLLLAGFGWAKPVPVNRGNFKRPRLYGIIVTAAGPLSNLIMAFISLFVLVLCQKYGWLDGMSKGSGDAIIQFLNKMISINITLFLFNLIPIPPLDGYRIIQDLVDFRYTEAVQKFEQWASVIFLLVVFVGPLRRVTLDPYLGLGNDILRFFLKWIAKILGI from the coding sequence ATGGGAGGCTTATTGTTTTACGATTGGAATACGTTGCCGTTTGTTATTCTTGCGCTCATTATCTCCTTCACGGTCCATGAATGGGCGCATGCGTACAGTGCCTTCAAATTAGGAGATAACACCGCTTATAAGTTCGGTCGTGTCTCGCTCAACCCGATGGTTCATTTGGACCTTTTCGGAACGATTATGCTGCTGCTCGCTGGATTTGGTTGGGCAAAGCCAGTGCCTGTAAACCGAGGGAACTTCAAACGCCCACGCTTGTATGGGATTATCGTTACCGCTGCAGGACCATTGAGTAATTTGATTATGGCCTTTATTTCTTTATTTGTTTTAGTACTTTGTCAGAAATACGGTTGGTTGGATGGGATGTCCAAGGGGAGCGGCGATGCGATCATTCAGTTCCTAAATAAAATGATCAGTATTAATATTACATTGTTTCTGTTTAATTTGATCCCAATTCCACCCCTCGATGGCTATCGGATTATTCAAGATCTGGTTGATTTCAGATATACGGAAGCCGTGCAAAAGTTTGAACAATGGGCTTCTGTTATTTTCTTGTTAGTTGTATTTGTTGGTCCATTGCGTCGTGTTACACTTGATCCTTATTTAGGCTTGGGGAATGACATTCTTCGATTTTTCTTAAAATGGATTGCAAAGATCCTAGGAATTTAA
- the dnaJ gene encoding molecular chaperone DnaJ: MSKRDYYEVLGLSKNASQDEIKKAYRKMARQYHPDVNKAADAEDKFKEAKEAYDVLSDDQKKAQYDQFGHVDPNQGFGGQDFGGGFGDIFDMFFGGGGGGNRRNPNAPQRGNDLQYTMTVEFKEAVFGKETDINIPRTENCDTCHGSGAKAGTKPETCGGCHGSGQQEVVQNTAFGRIVNRRVCTSCNGSGKIIKEKCGTCHGAGKVKKTRTIHIKIPAGVDDGAQLRVSGEGESGTRGGPSGDLYVVIRVKNHEFFQREGNDIYCEVPLTFMQAALGDEIEIPTLTEKVKLKIPAGTQTDTYFRLKGKGVPHLRGFGQGDQHVKVIVMTPTNLSEEQKDLLRQFGKQSGEHTHEQSQSIFERMKRAFLGD, encoded by the coding sequence ATGAGTAAACGTGATTACTACGAGGTGTTAGGTCTCAGCAAAAATGCGTCACAGGATGAGATCAAGAAAGCTTACCGCAAAATGGCGCGTCAATATCACCCTGACGTGAATAAAGCGGCAGATGCGGAAGATAAGTTCAAAGAAGCGAAGGAAGCTTATGATGTATTGAGCGATGATCAAAAGAAAGCGCAATATGATCAGTTCGGACATGTCGATCCAAATCAAGGATTTGGCGGTCAAGACTTCGGCGGCGGCTTCGGGGATATCTTTGATATGTTCTTCGGTGGCGGCGGCGGTGGCAATCGTCGTAACCCGAATGCACCGCAGCGTGGGAATGACTTGCAGTATACAATGACAGTCGAGTTTAAGGAAGCGGTGTTCGGGAAAGAAACGGACATTAACATTCCGCGTACCGAGAATTGCGATACGTGTCATGGTTCAGGCGCGAAAGCTGGAACTAAGCCAGAAACTTGCGGCGGCTGTCACGGAAGCGGGCAGCAGGAAGTGGTTCAGAATACGGCGTTTGGCCGTATCGTCAATCGTCGTGTGTGTACGTCTTGTAATGGATCGGGGAAAATTATTAAAGAGAAATGCGGAACCTGTCATGGCGCAGGGAAAGTGAAGAAAACCCGCACGATCCACATCAAGATCCCTGCTGGGGTAGATGATGGTGCTCAGCTTCGTGTTTCTGGTGAAGGGGAAAGCGGTACACGCGGCGGTCCTTCTGGGGATCTGTACGTTGTTATCCGCGTGAAGAATCATGAGTTTTTCCAACGTGAAGGAAATGATATTTACTGTGAAGTGCCACTAACATTCATGCAAGCAGCACTTGGCGATGAGATCGAAATCCCTACCTTGACGGAAAAAGTGAAGTTAAAAATTCCGGCTGGAACGCAAACGGATACGTATTTCCGACTCAAAGGCAAAGGGGTTCCGCATCTTCGCGGCTTCGGCCAAGGCGATCAGCATGTGAAGGTAATTGTCATGACACCGACTAATTTGTCCGAAGAGCAGAAAGATTTGCTCCGCCAGTTCGGTAAACAAAGCGGCGAGCATACGCATGAACAAAGCCAGTCTATTTTTGAACGTATGAAAAGAGCCTTCTTAGGCGACTAA
- a CDS encoding YfhD family protein codes for MSNPNNQANRNLPVAKQEDVEFSSEVADRDDFEAAERAEAADQRQENQ; via the coding sequence ATGAGTAATCCAAACAACCAAGCGAATCGGAATCTGCCCGTTGCTAAGCAAGAAGATGTCGAGTTTTCATCGGAAGTAGCGGATCGAGATGATTTTGAAGCTGCAGAGCGTGCAGAAGCAGCTGATCAGCGTCAGGAAAATCAGTAA
- a CDS encoding N-acetyltransferase, with product MNTSTTVSVRKASVDDIEKLYDIIQGYAKQGIMLPRTREMLEDGIDTFVVAEFEGVLIGCGSLTRLGPDLVEIRSLGMTPGFKGQGIGGKLVNFLVEEARSQGIIKVMALTYEVAFFQKNGFTLVPKEIFPEKVWRDCMHCKKQYCCDEIAVLKRLD from the coding sequence GTGAATACATCAACTACAGTATCCGTAAGAAAAGCTTCGGTGGATGATATCGAGAAGCTTTATGACATTATACAAGGTTATGCGAAGCAAGGCATTATGCTCCCACGGACGAGAGAGATGCTGGAGGATGGGATCGACACCTTCGTCGTGGCTGAATTCGAAGGAGTTTTAATCGGCTGCGGATCATTGACACGGCTTGGACCCGATTTAGTCGAGATACGCTCGCTAGGCATGACGCCTGGCTTCAAAGGGCAAGGCATTGGCGGCAAGCTCGTCAATTTCTTGGTTGAAGAAGCGAGAAGCCAAGGGATTATCAAGGTAATGGCGCTAACGTATGAGGTTGCCTTTTTCCAAAAGAACGGGTTTACACTCGTGCCGAAGGAGATTTTTCCTGAGAAGGTTTGGAGAGATTGCATGCATTGCAAAAAACAGTATTGCTGCGACGAAATCGCCGTGCTTAAACGTTTGGATTGA
- the dnaK gene encoding molecular chaperone DnaK codes for MSKVIGIDLGTTNSCVAVMEGGEAVVIPNPEGNRTTPSVVGFKKDGERVVGETAKRQAITNPDKTISSIKRHIGTNHKENIDGKEYTPQEISAIILQKLKADAEAYLGQTVTQAVITVPAYFNDSQRQATKDAGKIAGLEVLRIVNEPTAAALAYGLEKTEDQTILVYDLGGGTFDVSILELGDGFFEVKATSGDNKLGGDDFDQVIIDYLVAEFKKEQGIDLSKDKAAVQRLKDAAEKAKKELSGVLTTTVSLPFITVADGVPQHLEVNLTRAKFEELSHHLVERTLGPTRQALQDSGLSTSQIDKVVLVGGSTRIPAVVEAIKKLIGKEPHKGVNPDEVVALGAAVQAGVLTGEVKDVVLLDVTPLSLGIETAGGVFTKMIDRNTTIPTTKSQVYSTYADNQTSVEIHVLQGERSMASGNKTLGRFMLGDIPPAPRGVPQIEVSFDIDANGIVNVSALDKGTGKSQKITITSSSGLSDAEVEQMVKDAEAHAEEDRARKELVEARNEADQLVYSVDKTIKDLGDKVDQGEIDKANAAKEKVTTALAGNDLETIKSATAELTEVIQQLSVKLYEQASQAQGPDAGAGAGAGEAPKGRENVVDADYEVVDETKK; via the coding sequence ATGAGTAAAGTAATTGGTATTGACTTAGGTACAACAAACTCTTGCGTAGCCGTAATGGAAGGCGGAGAAGCCGTTGTAATTCCAAATCCAGAAGGTAACCGCACAACACCATCCGTTGTAGGTTTCAAGAAAGATGGCGAGCGTGTTGTTGGTGAAACAGCAAAACGTCAAGCAATCACAAACCCTGATAAAACAATCTCTTCCATTAAACGCCATATCGGGACGAACCACAAAGAGAACATTGATGGTAAAGAATATACACCACAAGAAATCTCTGCAATTATCCTGCAAAAGTTGAAAGCTGATGCAGAAGCTTACCTTGGTCAAACGGTAACACAAGCGGTCATTACAGTTCCTGCTTACTTCAATGACAGCCAACGTCAAGCGACGAAAGATGCTGGTAAAATTGCTGGTCTAGAAGTTCTACGTATCGTCAACGAGCCTACAGCAGCAGCACTTGCATACGGTTTGGAGAAAACAGAAGACCAAACGATCCTGGTTTATGACCTAGGTGGCGGTACTTTTGACGTATCCATCCTTGAGCTTGGCGATGGTTTCTTCGAAGTTAAAGCAACTAGCGGCGACAACAAACTAGGCGGCGATGACTTTGACCAAGTGATCATTGATTACCTCGTAGCTGAATTTAAAAAAGAGCAAGGCATTGACCTTTCCAAAGATAAAGCGGCTGTTCAACGTTTGAAAGATGCAGCTGAAAAAGCGAAAAAAGAACTTTCCGGTGTTCTGACAACGACAGTTTCCCTTCCGTTCATCACAGTTGCAGACGGCGTTCCTCAACATTTGGAGGTAAACTTGACGCGTGCGAAGTTCGAAGAACTTTCCCACCACTTGGTAGAAAGAACACTAGGACCAACTCGTCAAGCGCTGCAAGATTCTGGTTTGTCCACAAGCCAAATTGACAAGGTTGTTCTTGTTGGTGGATCCACACGTATTCCTGCGGTTGTTGAAGCGATCAAAAAATTAATCGGTAAAGAGCCTCACAAAGGCGTTAACCCAGATGAAGTTGTTGCCCTTGGTGCAGCGGTTCAAGCGGGTGTGTTGACAGGTGAAGTGAAAGACGTTGTTCTTCTAGACGTAACACCACTTTCCCTTGGTATCGAAACAGCAGGCGGCGTATTCACAAAAATGATCGACCGCAACACTACGATTCCAACAACGAAATCCCAAGTGTACTCCACGTATGCAGATAACCAAACGAGCGTTGAAATTCACGTTCTTCAAGGTGAGCGTTCCATGGCTAGCGGGAACAAAACACTTGGCCGTTTCATGCTAGGTGATATTCCTCCAGCTCCACGCGGCGTACCGCAAATCGAAGTTAGCTTCGATATCGATGCGAACGGGATCGTTAACGTATCTGCCTTGGATAAAGGTACAGGCAAAAGCCAAAAAATCACAATCACTTCCTCCAGCGGCTTGAGCGATGCGGAAGTTGAACAAATGGTGAAAGACGCGGAAGCTCACGCTGAAGAAGACCGTGCGCGTAAAGAGCTTGTAGAAGCTCGCAACGAAGCGGATCAATTGGTGTACTCCGTTGATAAAACGATTAAAGATCTTGGTGACAAAGTGGACCAAGGTGAGATCGATAAAGCAAATGCAGCGAAAGAGAAAGTGACAACTGCCCTAGCAGGCAATGATCTTGAAACGATCAAATCAGCTACTGCAGAGTTGACTGAAGTGATTCAACAATTGTCTGTGAAGTTGTATGAGCAAGCGTCCCAAGCACAAGGACCTGATGCAGGTGCTGGCGCAGGCGCTGGTGAAGCTCCTAAAGGCAGAGAGAATGTTGTAGACGCTGACTACGAAGTGGTTGACGAAACTAAAAAGTAA
- a CDS encoding glycerophosphodiester phosphodiesterase: MRKTLLLLPVFLTLALTSPQTTQTIIATNYSQVTAHRGSSADAPENTLGAFRQAMLDHAGYAELDVQETADGVVMLMHDDNALRTTGLDKNMWEVTSTELKQVSAGSWFHKDFKDETVPTLDEVISLVKGHMRLNIELKNNGHGVGLAQKTVDLIQAHDFVKECTVTSFDVNLLHTVKALNSSIKTGLIVSQKTENVEESMKSADFDVISAAYPIVNESFVKMAEDHHKEVYVWTVNDARMMKRMLALGVSSIITNEPAKLVNLMSSE, from the coding sequence ATGCGCAAAACACTTCTGTTACTTCCCGTTTTCTTAACCTTGGCCCTCACATCACCACAAACAACGCAAACGATTATCGCAACCAATTACAGTCAAGTAACGGCACACCGCGGCAGTTCAGCGGATGCGCCGGAGAACACGCTAGGAGCTTTTCGACAAGCGATGCTTGACCATGCTGGCTATGCGGAATTGGATGTGCAGGAAACAGCAGACGGCGTCGTCATGCTCATGCATGATGATAATGCCTTACGCACAACAGGCTTAGATAAAAATATGTGGGAAGTCACTTCCACAGAGTTAAAGCAGGTTAGCGCTGGCAGTTGGTTTCATAAAGATTTCAAAGATGAGACCGTTCCTACATTGGACGAAGTCATTTCGCTCGTCAAAGGGCACATGCGGCTGAATATTGAATTGAAAAATAACGGACACGGTGTTGGGCTCGCCCAGAAGACGGTTGATCTCATTCAAGCACACGACTTTGTCAAAGAATGTACGGTGACTTCGTTTGACGTTAATCTTTTGCATACCGTGAAAGCGCTTAATTCTTCGATTAAAACAGGTCTCATTGTTAGTCAAAAAACCGAAAACGTGGAAGAATCCATGAAAAGCGCTGATTTCGACGTCATATCTGCCGCCTATCCGATCGTGAATGAATCTTTCGTGAAGATGGCTGAGGATCATCATAAAGAAGTCTATGTTTGGACGGTCAACGATGCCAGAATGATGAAACGCATGCTTGCGCTAGGCGTCTCGAGCATTATTACGAATGAACCTGCGAAACTAGTTAATCTTATGAGTAGTGAATAA
- the hrcA gene encoding heat-inducible transcriptional repressor HrcA — MLTERQRMILSAIIDDYVRSAEPIGSRSISKRGNVGFSPATIRNEMSDLEEMGYLEQPHTSAGRIPSHKGYRYYVDHLLKHGSLHSQDLNSMKGAFAERIQEMEGVIQHVAGMLSSLTNYTSIVLGPEVFSTTLKHIQIVPLSETSAVAIMVMNTGHVENKTVTIPEGISMVDIEKVVNILNKRLQNVPLIQFKSKLYNEISNELSKYVSGYQELLGMVEGVLQSNEKDRVFLSGMTNMLTQPEFKDVDKVKSIFDLLEEAPTLIKLFTPSNEGIEIKIGAENSLEAISNCSLITASYSIGGTPLGTIGILGPTRMEYGRVIGLMEHLSKHLEVVLGRWYGK; from the coding sequence ATGTTGACAGAGCGTCAGCGCATGATTTTAAGTGCTATCATAGATGATTACGTTCGTTCAGCGGAGCCAATTGGTTCGCGCAGTATTTCGAAGCGAGGGAATGTTGGGTTCAGCCCGGCGACCATTCGTAACGAGATGTCTGATCTCGAAGAAATGGGCTATTTGGAGCAGCCTCATACGTCCGCAGGTCGTATTCCATCTCACAAAGGGTATCGCTATTATGTCGATCATTTGCTCAAACATGGTTCCTTGCACTCGCAAGATTTGAACTCCATGAAGGGTGCATTTGCTGAACGTATTCAAGAGATGGAAGGCGTTATTCAGCACGTTGCTGGTATGCTCTCAAGTCTTACGAACTATACGTCCATCGTACTGGGACCCGAGGTGTTCAGCACGACCTTGAAACATATCCAGATTGTTCCGCTATCAGAGACGTCGGCTGTTGCGATCATGGTGATGAATACAGGGCATGTTGAGAACAAAACGGTGACGATTCCAGAAGGCATCTCGATGGTTGATATCGAGAAGGTCGTTAACATATTGAATAAAAGACTACAGAACGTCCCGTTGATTCAGTTCAAATCGAAGCTTTATAACGAAATTTCGAATGAATTAAGTAAATACGTCAGCGGCTATCAAGAATTACTGGGTATGGTGGAGGGTGTTCTTCAGAGCAATGAGAAGGATCGTGTATTCCTTAGCGGCATGACGAACATGCTCACACAGCCAGAGTTCAAAGATGTAGATAAAGTGAAAAGCATCTTCGATCTATTAGAAGAAGCACCAACCTTGATTAAATTATTTACACCGTCAAATGAAGGCATTGAGATTAAAATTGGTGCTGAAAATAGTCTTGAAGCGATCTCAAATTGCAGTTTGATTACCGCGTCTTATTCGATTGGCGGAACACCGCTCGGTACGATTGGTATTTTGGGACCTACGCGCATGGAGTACGGGCGTGTGATCGGATTGATGGAGCACTTATCGAAGCATTTGGAAGTGGTCCTCGGACGTTGGTACGGCAAATGA
- a CDS encoding TCP-1/cpn60 chaperonin family protein has product MSGMKPLHGDSEERYSTLVNNAAAVRAICSAVEGTLGPKGLDTMLVGGQGDVIITNDGVTILEKMDVTHPAARLMIQVARSQQRQIGDGTTTATVLAGALVQEGVAQVTRGVPVAKIVSGMQQGIELATQQLQSRSRTIIGLQDRALQRIAVTAGREQMDIAKLIIQAAEAVGEEKLREEGYRFADSVLAHEEASSEVWTGILLNQKPMNLHISEERRDARILVLHDALEPEAVSEESLVTEAGFQRYMQLRELFRSSLAQLLELGVGLIASDRGVDPEAEQFCSDHGILVMQRLSRRDLQLLSEHTGARPVRRTALRKSAPELSAALGHAGYAAYDERLERVRVAHGHGEQHVTVIVGAATREAAHERSRIAKDAASAVQAAVRGGYLPGGGAAELAVAHDLERLRETMKGMEGFGVTAVAGALRKPLSQIVVNAGYNPLEKVEELKAAQLAQETDSLGIDCDTGLITDFVEAGIVDPTHVKIHALQAAGEVAAAVLRIHTVIKMKQPFEES; this is encoded by the coding sequence ATGAGTGGAATGAAACCCTTGCATGGCGATAGTGAAGAGCGTTACTCCACACTGGTGAATAATGCCGCGGCTGTAAGAGCGATTTGCTCTGCAGTCGAGGGAACGCTAGGACCTAAAGGCTTAGATACGATGCTTGTAGGCGGTCAAGGCGATGTCATTATTACGAATGACGGCGTTACGATTTTAGAGAAAATGGATGTGACCCATCCTGCTGCCAGGTTAATGATTCAAGTCGCGCGTAGTCAACAACGCCAGATTGGCGATGGAACGACGACAGCAACCGTTCTGGCAGGTGCTCTCGTACAGGAAGGTGTTGCGCAAGTAACCCGCGGTGTACCTGTAGCGAAAATCGTGTCTGGCATGCAGCAAGGTATTGAGCTGGCAACCCAGCAACTACAAAGCCGTAGCCGTACCATTATAGGTTTGCAAGACCGAGCGCTGCAGCGGATCGCCGTTACGGCTGGCCGCGAGCAGATGGATATCGCGAAGCTCATCATTCAGGCCGCTGAAGCCGTAGGTGAAGAGAAGCTGCGCGAAGAGGGCTATCGCTTCGCGGACAGCGTGCTCGCCCACGAAGAAGCGAGCAGTGAGGTCTGGACCGGCATTCTGCTGAACCAGAAGCCGATGAACCTGCACATCTCGGAAGAACGCCGAGATGCCCGTATTCTCGTGCTGCATGATGCTCTGGAGCCTGAGGCGGTCAGCGAGGAATCGCTGGTCACCGAGGCAGGCTTTCAGCGCTACATGCAGCTCCGGGAACTCTTCCGCAGCAGCCTCGCGCAGCTGCTGGAACTTGGGGTCGGACTCATCGCGTCCGACCGCGGGGTTGACCCCGAGGCGGAGCAATTCTGCTCCGATCACGGGATCCTCGTGATGCAGCGGCTGTCCCGCAGGGACTTGCAGCTGCTGAGCGAGCACACCGGCGCTAGGCCGGTGCGGCGCACGGCGCTGCGAAAGAGCGCGCCGGAGCTGAGCGCCGCGCTCGGTCACGCGGGCTATGCCGCGTATGACGAGCGGCTGGAGCGCGTGCGCGTGGCGCACGGTCACGGTGAGCAACACGTGACCGTGATCGTCGGCGCCGCGACACGCGAAGCGGCGCACGAGCGTTCGCGCATTGCGAAGGATGCGGCGTCAGCCGTCCAAGCCGCTGTGCGCGGCGGGTACTTGCCTGGCGGCGGGGCGGCCGAGCTGGCCGTCGCCCACGACCTGGAGCGGCTGCGCGAGACGATGAAGGGCATGGAAGGCTTCGGTGTGACCGCGGTCGCGGGAGCGCTGAGGAAGCCGTTGTCCCAGATCGTTGTGAACGCGGGCTATAATCCCCTGGAGAAGGTAGAAGAGCTCAAGGCCGCCCAGCTAGCACAAGAGACGGACAGCCTAGGCATTGATTGTGATACAGGGTTGATTACGGATTTCGTTGAAGCGGGTATCGTTGACCCGACCCACGTGAAAATTCACGCTTTGCAAGCGGCTGGCGAAGTAGCTGCCGCAGTGCTGCGTATTCATACCGTGATCAAGATGAAACAGCCTTTTGAAGAAAGCTGA
- the prmA gene encoding 50S ribosomal protein L11 methyltransferase — protein MLWQELTVHTTEEAIEMITNFVHELGAGGVSIEESGTLNKERDTSFGQLYEAPFNDIPEGRAVIKGYFYQGTDMEPVLASLKESVAQLTDFDIDTGNPTFEVVEVDDEDWAHAWKTYFKPIRISDRLTIKPTWEDYTASEGEIILELDPGMAFGTGTHATTSLCLKTLEKVMKPGDDVIDVGTGSGILSIAAAKLGAKHVLAVDLDPVAVDSALDNTRQNHLEDQITVKLSDLLGVLKESETEGDAQLGVSIPVQLVVANILAEVIVLFVKDVYDVLAQGGYYITSGIITNKEADVEQALVAANFIIVEKNYDSNWVAIVARKL, from the coding sequence ATGCTTTGGCAAGAATTAACTGTACATACAACAGAAGAAGCGATAGAAATGATTACGAACTTTGTTCATGAATTAGGCGCTGGAGGTGTTTCTATCGAGGAATCCGGCACCTTAAATAAAGAAAGAGACACGTCTTTTGGCCAATTGTACGAGGCGCCTTTTAACGATATTCCTGAGGGCAGAGCTGTCATTAAGGGGTATTTCTATCAGGGGACGGATATGGAGCCCGTATTGGCAAGCCTGAAGGAATCTGTGGCACAATTGACGGATTTCGATATTGATACTGGCAATCCGACGTTTGAAGTCGTAGAGGTGGATGATGAGGATTGGGCGCATGCGTGGAAAACGTATTTCAAACCGATTCGCATTTCGGATCGCTTAACAATTAAGCCTACGTGGGAAGATTACACAGCTTCCGAAGGTGAAATCATTCTTGAACTCGACCCTGGGATGGCGTTCGGAACGGGTACACATGCAACAACTTCATTGTGTTTAAAGACCTTAGAAAAAGTAATGAAACCAGGTGACGACGTCATAGATGTGGGAACGGGTTCCGGCATTCTCTCCATTGCTGCTGCCAAGCTTGGCGCAAAACATGTGCTGGCAGTCGATCTCGATCCAGTTGCTGTTGACAGCGCTTTGGACAATACAAGGCAGAATCATTTAGAAGATCAAATTACAGTGAAACTTAGTGACCTTCTAGGCGTACTAAAAGAGAGCGAGACGGAAGGCGACGCACAGTTAGGTGTGTCCATTCCGGTACAACTCGTTGTTGCAAATATTTTAGCTGAAGTCATTGTGCTGTTCGTGAAAGATGTGTATGACGTGCTCGCGCAAGGCGGCTATTACATCACATCAGGGATTATTACGAATAAAGAAGCGGATGTAGAACAAGCGCTGGTTGCAGCTAATTTTATAATTGTAGAGAAAAACTATGATTCGAATTGGGTTGCGATCGTAGCTAGAAAGCTGTAG
- the grpE gene encoding nucleotide exchange factor GrpE, which yields MSTGDNKTVEQDQDHTTYAAENEPTTEQEVVEEVVSEEANSELEQARVQAEENYQRLLRVQADFDNFRRRARAEKEDFAKYASLKLIEQLLPIVDNFDRALSSSKETKDFDALVKGLDMTYRGIDQLLTAEGLKPIEAVGHPFNPEFHQAVMQVESEDHEEGIVVEELQKGYILKDKVIRPAMVKVSV from the coding sequence TTGAGTACTGGAGATAACAAAACAGTCGAACAAGATCAAGATCACACTACATACGCAGCCGAGAACGAACCGACGACAGAGCAAGAAGTCGTAGAGGAAGTGGTTTCCGAGGAAGCGAACAGCGAATTGGAACAGGCGCGTGTGCAAGCCGAAGAAAACTATCAGCGTTTATTACGCGTTCAAGCGGACTTCGATAACTTCCGTCGCCGCGCTAGAGCGGAGAAGGAAGATTTCGCGAAATACGCTTCGCTTAAATTGATTGAACAGCTTTTACCGATTGTGGATAACTTCGATCGCGCGCTGTCTTCAAGCAAGGAGACGAAGGATTTCGACGCATTAGTGAAAGGCTTGGACATGACATACCGCGGCATCGATCAATTGCTGACGGCTGAAGGGCTTAAGCCAATCGAAGCAGTGGGTCACCCGTTCAATCCTGAATTCCACCAAGCGGTTATGCAAGTGGAATCTGAGGATCATGAAGAAGGTATCGTCGTGGAAGAATTGCAAAAAGGCTATATTCTCAAAGATAAGGTCATCCGACCAGCCATGGTTAAAGTCAGCGTTTAA
- the hemW gene encoding radical SAM family heme chaperone HemW, which produces MLVTYAAPTAVYIHIPFCTNKCHYCDFNSYVLKGQPVMAYLDALEREMALTVRQHPPHKVETIFVGGGTPTVLLPHQMERFLRMVRTYFPVDAEVEFSMEANPGTTDEDKLAVMKEGGVNRISFGVQSFNNDILAAIGRIHNTDDVHRSIANAKKLAFDNLSIDLMFGLPKQTVDIMQATLDEALSLDLQHYSIYSLKVEENTLFHTLFNKNQLPLPSEDEEVEMYELIMRRLESAGYKQYEISNFARPGRESRHNTMYWRNRSYYGLGAGAHGYIDGLRHINIKGVQPYIDATEKGLPILETNEVSPQEAMEDFMMVGLRLMEGVRNADFIAQFGTTIESQFGETLQGWLKKKLLEQTTDGYRLSKQGILLGNEVFASFLS; this is translated from the coding sequence ATGTTAGTTACGTATGCAGCGCCAACAGCGGTGTACATTCATATCCCGTTTTGCACGAACAAATGTCATTATTGCGATTTTAATTCGTATGTGCTCAAAGGCCAGCCTGTTATGGCTTATTTAGACGCGTTGGAGCGCGAAATGGCGCTTACAGTGCGTCAACATCCACCGCATAAGGTGGAGACGATTTTCGTGGGCGGCGGAACGCCAACCGTGCTGCTTCCCCATCAAATGGAGCGATTTCTGCGTATGGTACGCACGTATTTCCCTGTGGATGCGGAAGTGGAGTTCTCGATGGAAGCCAATCCAGGGACGACCGACGAGGATAAGCTGGCTGTCATGAAGGAAGGCGGGGTAAACCGCATCAGTTTTGGTGTGCAGTCTTTTAATAATGATATCCTGGCGGCCATTGGCCGCATTCATAATACAGATGATGTGCACAGAAGTATTGCTAACGCCAAGAAGCTGGCCTTCGATAACTTGTCCATCGACCTGATGTTCGGACTTCCGAAGCAAACGGTTGACATTATGCAGGCAACACTAGACGAGGCGTTGTCCCTCGATTTGCAGCACTATTCGATCTATAGCTTAAAAGTAGAAGAAAACACACTGTTCCACACCTTGTTCAATAAGAATCAGCTCCCACTACCGAGTGAGGATGAAGAAGTCGAGATGTATGAGTTGATTATGCGCAGGCTGGAGAGTGCAGGATATAAGCAGTATGAGATCAGCAACTTCGCCAGACCCGGCCGCGAAAGCAGGCATAATACGATGTACTGGCGCAATCGCTCCTATTATGGGCTTGGCGCAGGTGCTCACGGATATATAGACGGTCTTCGTCACATCAATATAAAAGGCGTACAGCCGTATATCGATGCAACAGAAAAAGGGCTGCCGATACTGGAAACGAACGAGGTTTCGCCTCAGGAGGCCATGGAAGACTTCATGATGGTTGGCTTACGACTGATGGAAGGCGTTCGCAACGCAGATTTCATTGCGCAATTCGGTACAACGATCGAATCGCAATTTGGCGAGACGCTTCAAGGTTGGTTGAAAAAGAAGTTGCTCGAACAAACAACCGATGGCTATCGACTATCGAAACAAGGCATCTTATTAGGTAACGAAGTGTTTGCGTCCTTCCTATCCTAA